A single region of the Paenibacillus sp. genome encodes:
- a CDS encoding sensor histidine kinase, giving the protein MTYRTLKLLTILLPPVIIGGFEFLRHDWLLAHLSMEAGNVYITIISLILSYLFATWMFRKIERMNERLAAAQTERAVYEERERLASELHDNIAQTLFFLNVKLKKGELDEARAAVAEIDQNLRQAIFNLRSKPEEAGSLPARLRKWLAEWQTVTGIEVAEDLRVEERYFSIAEEVLLFGIVQEAFTNIRKHARATRTEIRFATDPNEWSLTIKDNGEGLPPASPAGNSYGLTLINERVKGIGASIALSSAEGQGTTMFIHGRRGGSAK; this is encoded by the coding sequence TTGACATACCGAACTCTAAAACTGCTGACCATCCTGCTCCCGCCTGTCATCATCGGCGGGTTCGAGTTTCTTCGGCACGATTGGCTGCTTGCGCATTTGTCCATGGAAGCGGGCAACGTGTATATCACGATCATTTCTCTGATCTTGTCGTACTTGTTCGCGACGTGGATGTTCCGAAAGATCGAACGGATGAACGAGCGTCTCGCCGCCGCCCAAACCGAGCGCGCCGTTTACGAGGAAAGGGAGCGTCTCGCGAGCGAGCTGCACGATAATATCGCGCAGACGTTATTTTTTCTGAATGTGAAGCTGAAAAAAGGGGAGCTGGACGAGGCGAGGGCGGCCGTCGCCGAAATCGATCAGAATTTGCGCCAAGCGATATTCAACCTTCGTTCCAAACCCGAAGAGGCCGGCTCCCTGCCCGCTCGGCTCCGCAAATGGCTGGCCGAATGGCAAACCGTCACGGGGATCGAGGTGGCGGAGGACCTTCGGGTCGAGGAGCGTTACTTCAGCATAGCGGAAGAAGTGCTGTTGTTCGGCATCGTGCAGGAGGCGTTCACGAATATACGAAAGCATGCCCGCGCGACGCGAACGGAAATCCGGTTCGCGACCGACCCGAACGAATGGTCGTTGACGATCAAGGACAACGGGGAGGGGCTTCCTCCGGCTTCCCCCGCCGGCAACTCCTACGGCTTGACGCTGATCAACGAAAGAGTGAAAGGCATCGGAGCGTCGATCGCCCTCTCCTCCGCGGAAGGGCAAGGCACGACGATGTTCATCCATGGGCGCAGAGGGGGATCCGCCAAATGA
- a CDS encoding response regulator transcription factor, with product MNPYRVLIVDDHPLARNAVKSILELSPRYLVVGEAANGAEACELSGQLLPDLILMDINMPGMNGLETTRRIKQQFPLIKIVILSVSDDVADLFAAIQFGAQGYLLKNMEPDHWIDYLDSLFEGKDDVSREMAGKMLYQFRESKGQQDDHLLTEREKEILAYIAHGNTNKQIAEQLCITENTVKTHIKHLLEKLHLQNRVQLASYAFNKGIAGR from the coding sequence ATGAATCCGTATCGCGTGCTGATCGTCGACGATCATCCTTTGGCGCGAAACGCCGTGAAATCGATTCTAGAGCTCTCCCCCCGGTATCTCGTCGTCGGCGAGGCCGCCAATGGGGCGGAGGCATGCGAGCTTAGCGGTCAGCTCCTGCCCGATTTGATTCTCATGGATATCAACATGCCCGGCATGAACGGTCTGGAAACGACGCGCCGCATCAAACAGCAATTTCCCTTGATCAAAATCGTTATTCTGAGCGTTTCCGACGATGTCGCCGATCTGTTCGCCGCCATTCAGTTCGGAGCGCAAGGGTATCTGCTGAAAAATATGGAGCCGGACCATTGGATCGATTATTTGGATTCGCTGTTCGAGGGCAAGGACGATGTTTCCAGAGAAATGGCCGGAAAAATGCTGTACCAATTCCGGGAGAGCAAAGGGCAGCAAGACGATCATCTGTTGACGGAGCGAGAGAAAGAGATTCTGGCGTACATCGCGCACGGCAATACGAACAAACAGATCGCCGAGCAGCTTTGCATTACGGAAAATACGGTGAAGACGCATATTAAACATCTTTTGGAAAAGCTGCATCTCCAAAACCGGGTGCAGCTGGCTTCTTATGCCTTTAATAAGGGGATCGCCGGAAGGTGA
- a CDS encoding YcnI family protein codes for MMKKAACLLAGSVAALALFAGTAVAHVTVWPKEANPGAYEKFTVRVPSEAEDTPTVKVEVRIPEEVNISRVEPKPGWTYTLTRDAEDKVTGIAWTAEGQGLLATEFAEFNVSGKIADDAEALIWEAHQYYGDGSVVAWAGPSDSDLPASVTTIVPSENAGGYDEREGSLSLTLSIVAVVLGALSLAISLRKGRPAKTS; via the coding sequence ATGATGAAAAAGGCAGCGTGCCTCTTAGCGGGGAGCGTCGCCGCGCTCGCGTTATTCGCGGGGACGGCCGTCGCGCATGTCACGGTATGGCCCAAAGAAGCGAACCCGGGAGCGTACGAAAAGTTTACGGTGCGCGTCCCGAGCGAGGCGGAGGACACCCCGACCGTGAAAGTCGAAGTGCGCATTCCGGAAGAAGTGAACATATCGAGAGTCGAACCGAAACCGGGGTGGACGTACACCTTGACGAGAGATGCGGAGGATAAAGTGACCGGCATCGCTTGGACGGCGGAAGGCCAGGGGCTGCTGGCGACGGAGTTCGCGGAGTTCAACGTCTCCGGGAAAATCGCCGACGATGCGGAAGCGTTGATTTGGGAAGCCCATCAGTACTATGGAGACGGGAGCGTCGTGGCATGGGCCGGACCGTCGGATTCGGATCTGCCCGCATCGGTGACGACCATCGTTCCAAGCGAGAATGCAGGCGGCTATGACGAACGGGAAGGATCGCTTTCGCTGACCTTGTCGATCGTCGCCGTCGTGCTAGGGGCTCTATCCTTGGCGATATCTTTAAGGAAAGGCCGACCGGCCAAAACATCATGA
- a CDS encoding SpoVR family protein, with amino-acid sequence MLAEEQKQLEAAIEEITDIARNFGLDFYPMRYEICPADIIYTFGAYGMPTRFSHWSFGKSFHRMKTHYDLGLSKIYELVINSNPCYAFLLDGNSLIQNKLIVAHVLGHCDFFKNNVRFSRTNRDMVESMAATAERIRSYEIEYGTDAVERFLDAVLGIQEHIDPSLTRPIRPEAVRKDAAASAAKSTEPDSPYDDLWELDEEAKRNAAEEPEKKRFPPEPEKDLLWFIEQYARGLEPWQRDILTVMREEMLYFWPQIETKIMNEGWASYWHIRILRELDLTPEETIEYSKLNSSVVVPSRHQLNPYYLGYKIFEDIEKRFGREYMFEVRELNSDQSFLRNYLTKELVDELDLYVFEKRGQEWLITDKSWERVRDQLVASRVNGGFPVIRVYDGDYITNGELYLKHEFDGVELDVKYLERTLPYVHQLWGRTVHLETMVEDKKIVFTYDGKKHHRRFL; translated from the coding sequence ATGCTCGCAGAGGAACAAAAACAGCTGGAAGCGGCGATCGAAGAAATTACGGACATCGCGCGGAATTTCGGGCTTGATTTCTACCCGATGCGCTACGAAATTTGCCCCGCGGACATCATCTACACGTTCGGGGCGTACGGCATGCCGACCCGGTTCAGCCACTGGAGCTTCGGCAAAAGCTTCCATCGCATGAAGACGCACTACGACCTCGGCCTTTCGAAAATTTACGAGCTCGTCATCAACTCGAACCCGTGCTACGCGTTCCTGCTCGACGGCAACTCGCTCATCCAGAACAAGCTGATCGTCGCGCACGTGCTCGGTCACTGCGATTTCTTCAAGAACAACGTCCGCTTCTCCCGCACGAACCGCGACATGGTCGAGAGCATGGCGGCGACGGCGGAGCGCATCCGCAGCTACGAGATCGAGTACGGCACCGACGCGGTCGAGCGGTTCCTCGACGCGGTGCTCGGCATCCAGGAGCATATCGACCCGAGCCTCACGCGGCCGATCCGCCCGGAGGCGGTGCGCAAGGACGCGGCGGCTTCCGCGGCGAAGTCGACGGAGCCGGATTCGCCGTACGACGACCTGTGGGAGCTCGACGAGGAAGCGAAGCGCAACGCGGCCGAAGAGCCGGAGAAGAAGCGCTTCCCGCCGGAGCCGGAGAAAGATTTGCTCTGGTTCATCGAGCAGTACGCGCGCGGGCTCGAGCCGTGGCAGCGCGACATCCTCACCGTCATGCGCGAGGAAATGCTCTATTTCTGGCCGCAGATCGAGACGAAAATCATGAACGAAGGCTGGGCTTCCTACTGGCACATCCGCATTCTGCGAGAGCTCGACCTGACGCCGGAGGAGACGATCGAGTACTCGAAGCTCAACTCGTCGGTCGTCGTGCCGTCCCGTCATCAGCTCAACCCGTATTACCTCGGGTACAAAATATTCGAGGATATCGAGAAACGGTTCGGCCGGGAGTACATGTTCGAGGTGCGGGAGCTGAACTCCGACCAGTCGTTCCTCCGGAACTACTTAACGAAGGAACTTGTCGACGAGCTCGACCTGTACGTGTTCGAGAAGCGCGGGCAGGAATGGCTCATTACCGACAAATCGTGGGAGCGCGTTCGCGACCAGCTCGTCGCCTCGCGCGTCAACGGCGGCTTCCCGGTCATCCGCGTGTACGACGGAGACTATATTACGAACGGCGAGCTGTACCTCAAGCACGAGTTCGACGGGGTCGAGCTCGATGTGAAATATTTGGAGCGCACGCTCCCGTACGTGCATCAGCTGTGGGGGCGCACGGTCCATCTCGAGACGATGGTCGAGGATAAGAAAATCGTCTTCACGTACGACGGGAAAAAGCATCATCGACGATTTTTATAG
- a CDS encoding copper resistance CopC family protein, producing the protein MKRIAIMIVLLSMLFPAGAFAHATLKHAAPGDQEVVTQPLTEIVLEFNSRIENLSTLALLDGQGQEIPVQTSVGKTTLTGTLQEPLSSGQYQVIYNIVAADGHRIEKEYSFTVDLPVQEETTAPEDSAATEEGAETPQAERQPSEPEPAQEPSGDNSLYYYLGAGAILFIVALAFVRRKK; encoded by the coding sequence ATGAAACGAATCGCAATAATGATCGTGCTGCTGTCGATGCTGTTCCCTGCCGGAGCGTTCGCCCATGCGACCCTGAAGCATGCTGCGCCGGGCGACCAAGAGGTCGTGACGCAGCCGTTGACGGAAATCGTATTGGAATTTAACTCGAGAATCGAAAATTTGAGCACGTTGGCGCTTCTTGACGGTCAGGGGCAGGAAATTCCCGTGCAGACGTCCGTCGGCAAGACGACGCTGACCGGGACGCTTCAGGAGCCGCTGTCGAGCGGACAGTACCAAGTGATCTACAATATCGTGGCGGCGGACGGCCATCGCATCGAGAAGGAGTATTCGTTCACGGTAGACCTTCCTGTGCAAGAGGAAACGACGGCTCCGGAAGATAGCGCAGCGACGGAGGAAGGCGCCGAGACGCCTCAAGCGGAACGGCAGCCGTCCGAACCCGAACCTGCGCAAGAGCCGAGCGGGGATAACAGCTTGTACTACTATTTAGGCGCAGGCGCCATCTTGTTCATCGTCGCGCTCGCGTTCGTAAGACGGAAGAAATGA